Proteins encoded within one genomic window of Microbacterium sp. zg-B185:
- a CDS encoding ABC transporter ATP-binding protein, whose amino-acid sequence MADAVSVAADPGADILCADLVRIFKVVAGDGQGVEVQALQGLNLRVDPGELVAVVGASGSGKSTLLSILSSLDRPTAGVAWVAGHDLLTMKEKERVAFRRRSVGFIWQQTARNLLPYLTGAENVAAALAVTGRMRGTARRARVAEVLDLLEVSHCAGRRPAEMSGGEQQRVAIAVGVANSPRVLLADEPTGELDDSTSAHVLEAMRSVNRELGVTTLIVTHDPSVSEHVARTVQIRDGRTSTEVLRSTRVDEHGAEQHVAEEYAVVDRVGRLQLPDEFVTALDLRERVRLALEPDHVGVWPGRRAEAVPDGEEKSPTTRAAAEREESA is encoded by the coding sequence ATGGCCGATGCCGTTTCCGTCGCCGCCGATCCGGGCGCCGACATCCTGTGTGCGGATCTGGTGCGGATCTTCAAGGTCGTGGCCGGTGACGGCCAGGGCGTGGAGGTCCAGGCGTTGCAGGGTCTGAATCTGCGGGTGGATCCGGGGGAGCTGGTGGCGGTGGTGGGCGCGTCGGGGTCGGGGAAGTCGACGCTGCTGTCGATCCTGTCCAGTCTCGATCGGCCGACGGCGGGGGTGGCGTGGGTGGCCGGGCATGACCTGCTGACGATGAAGGAGAAGGAGCGGGTGGCTTTTCGTCGTCGCAGCGTCGGGTTCATCTGGCAGCAGACCGCCAGGAATCTGCTGCCGTACCTGACCGGGGCCGAGAACGTGGCGGCGGCGCTGGCGGTCACCGGCCGGATGCGCGGCACCGCCCGCCGTGCGCGGGTGGCGGAGGTGCTGGATCTGCTGGAGGTGTCGCACTGTGCCGGGCGCCGGCCGGCGGAGATGTCCGGTGGCGAGCAGCAGCGGGTGGCGATCGCGGTCGGTGTCGCCAACAGTCCGCGGGTCCTGCTCGCTGACGAGCCGACCGGTGAGCTGGATGACTCCACGAGCGCGCACGTGCTGGAGGCGATGCGGTCGGTCAATCGTGAGCTCGGCGTCACGACGTTGATCGTCACCCACGATCCGAGTGTGTCCGAGCACGTCGCACGGACGGTGCAGATCCGTGACGGTCGCACCTCCACGGAGGTGCTGCGGTCGACTCGGGTGGATGAGCACGGTGCCGAGCAGCACGTCGCGGAGGAGTACGCGGTCGTGGACCGGGTGGGGCGCTTGCAGCTGCCGGACGAGTTCGTCACCGCGCTGGATCTGCGTGAGCGGGTTCGGCTGGCTCTCGAGCCGGACCACGTCGGGGTCTGGCCGGGAAGACGGGCAGAGGCCGTCCCTGACGGCGAGGAGAAGTCCCCGACGACGCGGGCGGCAGCCGAGCGCGAGGAGTCGGCATGA
- a CDS encoding YtxH domain-containing protein yields MRGKVGLVIGLAAGYVLGTRAGRERYEQIKTQVEKVWNLDPVQEQVGKVKDFAKSTAMALPSTLWDTAKKVTKAASSEGTTPGQRLDAALKTSKEQADDVRAAADTSARAVKDAAEETFEDISEAVGERNGA; encoded by the coding sequence ATGAGGGGCAAAGTCGGACTCGTCATCGGACTCGCGGCGGGCTACGTGCTCGGCACCCGCGCCGGCCGCGAGCGTTACGAGCAGATCAAGACCCAGGTCGAGAAGGTCTGGAACCTGGACCCCGTCCAGGAGCAGGTCGGCAAGGTCAAGGATTTCGCCAAGTCGACGGCGATGGCTCTGCCCAGCACGCTGTGGGACACTGCGAAGAAGGTCACCAAAGCGGCGTCGTCCGAGGGGACCACTCCCGGGCAGCGGCTGGATGCCGCGCTGAAGACCAGCAAGGAGCAGGCCGACGATGTGCGCGCCGCTGCGGACACGTCGGCTCGCGCCGTGAAGGACGCTGCCGAGGAGACGTTCGAGGACATCTCGGAAGCCGTCGGCGAGCGCAACGGAGCCTGA
- a CDS encoding FtsX-like permease family protein, producing the protein MTRAEIVFPPRPRALSTAGLLRSRAVARGGLLASAVATVTVAVATVCTLLAWLIVAVGMAGDAAPPGVPADEVAAQVDRGVLALVSAAPAPVLLVVIVAGTAAAQLARLLAAARGREAENLRARGLSRRQSAGAAAVEAAAVAVAGAGAGLALAVLLLALIEPGGVPAVVSLWWAAAATGALLGLVLTGAARPRPDSPVRGARASSAVAVLLVLSAAAFVLWQLPLARTAGFDLIVAVAPTVVLMAAALLVLAVFGAIAAACAVATARRPGWAPAYAARQIARRLPIYAVAVLLVGLTVAQAVFASAYGATSTAMATDSAALRTGADLRIDLAPDTATPGLVAAAAAVPGVDAAAAALVAQIEIGSSQAQQVAVPETALQTVVSAAGGAVDRAALAASVVPSDGTLAATPLPLGAAATGVRVTVSIETSRQSAADTVMLQAHVLDATGAHASLRLAGQSTPGPDGATLTAGAPLPDGAAPWSLLAVNAVQPATLVRAPVTVRILQAQAIGADALPIDGAAEVSADASEKVLWLATPDGAGAEPGVVRAVLTSALAARMGVQVGDEFEFRYAGAGRRAEFRVADIVPGIPGAATELAVLAPLGVLQVSMLQRGTTLVPASSIWAAGDPSADVALSAAFGDRAVAASAPGVAATIVAALVPGWWVALAGSAALALLAAFAIVQTLALTRRRELGVLRALGVTSGAQGRERAAELASVLGGAVGLGAAAGVLAAWLIVPGLVRAVTPGILPLGTPVALVWTGLVIAVGGLSLGLAALVAAAASEVRRAAQTATVGEDGR; encoded by the coding sequence GTGACGCGCGCGGAGATCGTCTTCCCGCCTCGTCCTCGGGCGCTCTCCACGGCGGGCCTGCTGCGCTCCCGGGCGGTCGCTCGAGGCGGACTGCTGGCCAGCGCAGTCGCCACCGTCACGGTCGCTGTGGCGACCGTGTGCACCCTGCTCGCGTGGTTGATCGTGGCGGTGGGCATGGCGGGGGATGCCGCGCCCCCGGGCGTTCCGGCCGATGAGGTCGCCGCGCAGGTGGATCGCGGTGTGCTGGCGCTGGTGTCGGCAGCGCCCGCCCCGGTCCTGCTCGTCGTGATCGTCGCCGGGACGGCGGCCGCCCAGCTCGCGCGGCTGCTCGCCGCGGCGCGCGGACGGGAGGCGGAGAACCTCCGTGCGCGCGGGCTCTCCCGCCGCCAGTCCGCGGGTGCCGCCGCGGTCGAGGCCGCCGCCGTCGCGGTCGCCGGCGCGGGCGCGGGGCTGGCGCTCGCCGTGCTCCTGCTCGCGCTGATCGAGCCCGGTGGGGTGCCCGCCGTGGTCTCGCTGTGGTGGGCAGCGGCCGCCACCGGCGCCCTGCTGGGGCTGGTTCTGACCGGTGCCGCGCGTCCCCGGCCGGACAGTCCCGTTCGAGGCGCGCGGGCGTCGAGCGCCGTGGCCGTGCTCCTGGTGCTGTCGGCCGCTGCCTTCGTGCTGTGGCAGCTGCCTCTGGCCCGCACCGCCGGCTTCGATCTCATCGTGGCGGTGGCGCCCACCGTCGTGCTGATGGCAGCCGCCCTTCTGGTCCTCGCCGTCTTCGGGGCGATCGCGGCGGCCTGCGCGGTTGCGACCGCCCGACGGCCCGGGTGGGCCCCGGCGTATGCGGCCCGCCAGATCGCGCGACGCCTCCCGATCTACGCCGTCGCCGTGCTCCTGGTCGGGCTCACCGTCGCACAAGCCGTGTTCGCCTCGGCATACGGCGCCACCTCGACGGCGATGGCCACCGACTCCGCTGCTCTGCGCACCGGCGCGGATCTGCGGATCGACCTCGCACCCGACACCGCCACTCCAGGACTCGTGGCCGCTGCGGCAGCCGTGCCCGGGGTGGATGCCGCAGCCGCGGCGCTGGTGGCGCAGATCGAGATCGGCAGCTCGCAGGCACAGCAGGTGGCCGTGCCGGAGACCGCGTTGCAGACCGTGGTTTCTGCGGCGGGCGGCGCCGTCGATCGTGCCGCTCTGGCGGCGTCGGTGGTGCCGTCGGACGGCACTCTCGCGGCCACGCCGCTCCCGCTCGGTGCGGCCGCGACCGGGGTGCGCGTGACCGTTTCGATCGAGACCTCGCGCCAGAGCGCGGCCGACACCGTCATGCTGCAGGCGCACGTCCTGGACGCGACCGGGGCACACGCGTCCCTGCGCCTCGCCGGACAGAGCACTCCCGGCCCGGACGGCGCGACCCTGACCGCCGGGGCGCCGCTTCCGGACGGCGCGGCACCGTGGTCGCTCCTCGCCGTCAATGCGGTCCAGCCCGCCACCCTCGTCCGCGCACCGGTGACGGTCCGGATCCTCCAGGCGCAGGCTATCGGCGCTGATGCGCTCCCCATCGACGGCGCCGCCGAGGTGAGTGCGGACGCCAGCGAGAAGGTGCTGTGGCTGGCCACCCCGGACGGTGCCGGTGCGGAACCGGGGGTCGTCCGCGCCGTGCTCACCTCCGCCCTGGCCGCCCGGATGGGCGTGCAGGTCGGTGACGAGTTCGAGTTCCGCTACGCCGGGGCCGGTCGCCGCGCAGAGTTCCGCGTAGCCGACATCGTCCCGGGCATCCCCGGTGCGGCCACGGAACTGGCCGTGTTGGCGCCGCTCGGCGTCCTGCAGGTCTCGATGCTCCAGAGGGGGACGACGCTGGTGCCCGCGTCCTCGATCTGGGCGGCCGGCGATCCGAGCGCGGACGTGGCGCTCAGCGCTGCGTTCGGGGACCGTGCCGTCGCGGCGTCCGCGCCGGGGGTCGCCGCGACGATCGTCGCAGCGCTGGTACCGGGATGGTGGGTCGCGCTGGCCGGATCCGCGGCGCTGGCACTGCTGGCCGCGTTCGCGATCGTGCAGACGCTGGCTCTCACCCGGCGTCGCGAACTCGGGGTGCTCCGGGCGCTGGGAGTGACCTCCGGCGCGCAGGGTCGGGAACGCGCCGCGGAACTGGCCTCGGTTCTCGGCGGAGCGGTCGGCCTCGGCGCCGCGGCCGGAGTCCTGGCAGCCTGGCTCATCGTTCCCGGGTTGGTGCGCGCGGTGACCCCGGGCATCCTGCCGCTCGGAACCCCCGTGGCGCTGGTGTGGACCGGACTGGTCATCGCCGTCGGGGGGCTCTCGCTCGGGCTGGCCGCCCTGGTGGCCGCCGCGGCCAGCGAGGTGCGCCGCGCGGCGCAGACCGCGACCGTCGGGGAGGACGGCCGATGA
- a CDS encoding phage holin family protein — translation MTTPRGFRDRSEDSLFTLVGEIPELVRNLVVAEVDSAKAWVRRTSKDAGIGAGWIVAALFFLFWSIAALGAFVIIGLSSWWPAWLSALVVFVAMVLVAVVLALLGILRFRRVARAQNPVQSVIHDVKEVRDEL, via the coding sequence GTGACCACTCCTCGCGGATTCCGCGACCGGTCCGAAGACAGCCTGTTCACGCTGGTCGGCGAGATCCCGGAACTCGTCCGCAACCTCGTCGTGGCGGAGGTCGACTCCGCCAAGGCCTGGGTGCGGCGCACCTCCAAGGACGCCGGCATCGGCGCCGGATGGATCGTCGCAGCGCTGTTCTTCCTGTTCTGGTCGATCGCCGCACTCGGCGCTTTCGTCATCATCGGGCTGTCCTCGTGGTGGCCGGCGTGGCTGTCCGCGCTGGTCGTGTTCGTGGCCATGGTCCTGGTGGCGGTGGTGCTCGCACTGCTCGGCATCCTCCGCTTCCGCCGGGTCGCCCGAGCCCAGAACCCCGTCCAGTCGGTCATTCATGACGTCAAGGAGGTGCGCGATGAGCTCTAG
- a CDS encoding ABC transporter permease: MSLRLGTPALAWHHLRSRWGGGSTVAALVLVLSLLATATPLGLGILADAMLHDRLASLGALDRDVETTAAGFPQVGPGSADLPPESRDVWGRFGTAVETVRASADPALTGVLGPARTVALDSDNADLADPRTRALSLAFDPRAEERIRIVEGRMPDVASRPDASQVRMEVVLSVASAGQLEWPVGQSRRIGDPASSVEVVLVGTFEAADPDEDYWQHVTSVLDPSIFDDGNLPRRVTGTAFAHAASLPFAEALPGRASTLVWYPLDTAGIDAESAAATAAALRSFTAVAHPIGTTADGIGILSLRFTADVTPEIELALAQQSATVGVIAMVIAGPIGVAAAVLILGCRLVLESRRAGLRLLSARGASSGQLRGVLALEGSVIGVVPAALGAGLAIAVGVLLFAAPADQVSFLPALIIGFAPLVVLTALAASAAERRTRSDLGRRGSRWRSIAEGAVVILAAVALALLFLRGYGAGGFDPLQAATPLLLSLVACLITLRVYPVPLNWIFRRAQRSRELSGFVGAARALREPSIGLTPVLALVVGVSVAVSSGILLSALQAGVAQAAQAQVGADMRVAGGPFSLDQLDQVRGIEGVFAATGISSSENATLDVSGVKRATSTYVVEAAELRRVQGDGPGLLPAGVSLQPVDGKLPLVAAAATARFIDGSDEVHVNGIPAEVVGIATGPTPIGAREDWAVIDAAFAQDVLGRDPSDRILLLRLDDGASATAVTAALQDVLGTGIRVATAQLIRADIDAGPAVQGVRIAVLAATGVAALLSALAIVMTLTLAAGPRVRVLALLRTLGAPPRVGTSLAMWEIGPPAIAAVVAGTVFGALVPLVVLIGVDLRSFTGSTLQPAYQADAATLVLTLGGFVLPAAVLTAAALFASRRVRAARALRTAEEG; the protein is encoded by the coding sequence ATGAGCCTGCGCCTGGGGACACCCGCACTGGCCTGGCACCACCTGCGGTCCCGATGGGGCGGCGGGTCGACCGTGGCCGCGCTGGTGCTTGTGCTCTCGCTGCTGGCCACGGCCACGCCCCTCGGGCTCGGCATCCTCGCCGATGCGATGCTCCACGATCGGCTGGCTTCCCTCGGTGCCCTGGATCGGGATGTCGAGACCACCGCCGCCGGTTTCCCGCAGGTCGGCCCGGGTTCGGCCGACCTGCCTCCCGAGTCGCGCGACGTGTGGGGTCGCTTCGGTACGGCGGTCGAGACGGTGCGCGCCTCAGCGGATCCCGCGCTGACGGGGGTCCTCGGCCCGGCGCGCACCGTCGCCCTCGACTCCGACAACGCGGACCTCGCCGATCCCAGAACCCGCGCCCTCAGCCTGGCGTTCGACCCCCGCGCCGAGGAGCGCATCCGCATCGTCGAAGGACGGATGCCGGACGTCGCGTCGCGCCCGGACGCGTCGCAGGTCCGGATGGAGGTCGTGCTCTCGGTCGCCTCCGCCGGGCAGCTGGAGTGGCCGGTCGGTCAATCGCGCAGGATCGGCGATCCGGCCTCCTCGGTGGAGGTGGTGCTGGTCGGCACGTTCGAGGCCGCCGACCCCGATGAGGACTATTGGCAGCACGTGACCTCGGTGCTGGACCCCTCCATCTTCGACGACGGAAACCTGCCCCGCCGGGTGACCGGCACGGCCTTCGCGCACGCGGCGTCCCTGCCGTTCGCCGAGGCGCTCCCCGGCCGGGCCTCGACGCTGGTCTGGTATCCGCTGGATACCGCGGGCATCGACGCGGAAAGCGCCGCGGCGACCGCCGCGGCACTGCGCTCGTTCACGGCGGTGGCGCACCCGATCGGCACCACCGCCGACGGCATCGGCATCCTGAGCCTGCGCTTCACCGCGGACGTCACCCCCGAGATCGAGCTGGCGCTCGCTCAGCAGTCGGCCACGGTCGGTGTGATCGCAATGGTGATCGCCGGTCCCATCGGAGTCGCCGCCGCGGTCCTGATCCTGGGTTGCCGTCTCGTCCTGGAGAGCCGCCGCGCCGGCCTGCGGCTGCTGTCTGCACGCGGCGCCTCGTCGGGGCAGCTGCGCGGCGTGCTGGCGCTTGAAGGGTCCGTCATCGGCGTCGTCCCCGCGGCGCTGGGCGCCGGTCTGGCCATCGCCGTCGGTGTGCTGCTGTTCGCAGCGCCCGCCGACCAGGTGTCTTTCTTGCCTGCGCTGATCATCGGGTTCGCGCCGTTGGTCGTTCTCACCGCGCTCGCGGCGTCCGCCGCCGAACGGCGGACGCGCAGCGACCTGGGGCGGCGCGGAAGCCGGTGGCGCTCGATCGCCGAGGGTGCGGTCGTCATCCTGGCCGCGGTCGCCCTCGCGCTGCTGTTCCTGCGGGGCTACGGAGCCGGCGGTTTCGATCCCCTGCAGGCGGCAACTCCGCTCCTGCTGTCGTTGGTCGCGTGCCTGATCACGCTACGCGTCTACCCGGTGCCGCTGAACTGGATCTTCCGTCGAGCGCAGCGCTCCCGCGAGCTCTCCGGCTTCGTCGGTGCCGCCCGCGCGCTGCGGGAACCGTCGATCGGCCTCACCCCGGTGCTCGCCCTCGTCGTCGGAGTGTCCGTCGCCGTGTCGTCCGGGATCCTGCTCTCCGCGCTCCAGGCCGGGGTGGCGCAGGCCGCTCAGGCGCAGGTCGGCGCAGACATGCGGGTCGCGGGCGGGCCGTTCAGCCTGGACCAGCTCGACCAGGTGCGCGGGATCGAGGGTGTCTTCGCCGCGACGGGCATCTCCAGCTCCGAGAACGCCACGCTGGATGTCAGCGGCGTCAAGCGCGCCACCTCGACGTACGTGGTGGAGGCGGCGGAGCTGCGCAGGGTGCAGGGCGATGGACCGGGGCTGCTGCCCGCAGGCGTCTCGCTCCAGCCCGTGGATGGAAAGCTCCCCCTCGTGGCGGCCGCCGCCACCGCGCGGTTCATCGACGGCTCCGACGAAGTGCACGTGAACGGCATCCCAGCCGAGGTGGTGGGGATCGCCACCGGACCCACCCCGATCGGTGCGCGGGAGGACTGGGCGGTCATCGACGCGGCCTTCGCGCAGGACGTGCTGGGGCGCGACCCCTCGGACCGCATCCTGCTGCTTCGGCTGGACGACGGCGCATCCGCGACCGCGGTGACGGCGGCGCTGCAGGACGTGCTCGGCACCGGCATCCGGGTCGCCACCGCGCAGCTTATCCGGGCCGACATCGATGCCGGTCCCGCGGTCCAGGGCGTCCGGATCGCCGTGCTGGCGGCGACCGGTGTGGCGGCACTGCTGAGCGCGCTGGCGATCGTGATGACGCTCACCCTTGCGGCCGGCCCCCGCGTCCGTGTCCTCGCGCTGCTGCGCACGCTCGGTGCGCCGCCCCGCGTCGGCACCTCGCTGGCGATGTGGGAGATCGGACCACCCGCGATCGCCGCCGTGGTCGCGGGCACGGTCTTCGGCGCGCTGGTGCCGTTGGTCGTGCTCATCGGCGTAGACCTGCGCTCGTTCACCGGCTCGACGCTTCAGCCGGCCTATCAGGCGGATGCCGCAACCCTGGTGCTCACCCTCGGCGGGTTCGTGCTGCCGGCGGCCGTGCTGACCGCGGCGGCGCTGTTCGCGTCCCGCCGGGTCCGCGCGGCGAGGGCGCTGCGCACCGCAGAGGAAGGATAA
- a CDS encoding ABC transporter ATP-binding protein has product MSAALRGEALSRTFSSSAGDVHACVDVDIQVDPGELVVVRGASGAGKTTLLNLLGGLDRPSAGRVWIGDVDTTVLDEDALARLRREQLGFVFQSFGLIPVLSAAENVELPLRIARIAPAERDERVAEALRLVGLGEHAAQRPGELSGGQQQRVGIARAIVARPHVLIADEPTGQLDSRTAATVMDLIGELVHTHGIAAVVSTHDPLLVQRADRVIELHDGRITPSGHDSAPARDPAPRESAASGGAHVLPDRPRTRAEARAQRTAP; this is encoded by the coding sequence ATGAGCGCGGCACTGCGCGGCGAGGCGCTGAGCCGTACCTTCTCCTCCTCGGCCGGAGATGTGCACGCGTGCGTGGATGTCGACATCCAGGTCGACCCGGGCGAGCTGGTCGTCGTCCGCGGCGCCTCCGGGGCGGGCAAGACGACGCTGCTGAACCTGCTCGGCGGGCTGGATCGGCCCAGCGCGGGGCGGGTGTGGATCGGCGATGTGGACACGACCGTCCTGGATGAGGACGCGCTCGCGCGGCTGCGGCGGGAGCAGCTCGGATTCGTGTTCCAATCCTTCGGCCTGATCCCGGTGCTCTCGGCCGCGGAGAACGTGGAACTGCCGTTGCGGATCGCCCGCATCGCGCCGGCGGAACGCGACGAGCGGGTGGCCGAGGCGCTGCGGCTGGTTGGGTTGGGCGAGCACGCCGCGCAGCGCCCGGGGGAGCTGTCCGGCGGTCAGCAGCAGCGGGTGGGTATCGCCCGGGCGATCGTGGCGCGCCCGCACGTGCTGATCGCGGACGAGCCGACCGGGCAGCTGGACTCCCGGACCGCCGCGACGGTGATGGACCTGATCGGCGAACTGGTGCACACGCACGGCATCGCCGCGGTCGTCTCCACGCACGACCCCCTGCTGGTCCAGCGCGCGGACCGGGTGATCGAACTGCACGACGGACGCATCACCCCCTCGGGGCACGATTCCGCGCCCGCCCGCGACCCGGCACCCCGCGAGTCCGCCGCGTCCGGTGGCGCCCACGTCCTGCCGGACCGGCCGCGCACGCGCGCCGAGGCGCGCGCGCAGCGCACCGCGCCCTGA
- a CDS encoding FAD-dependent oxidoreductase has product MQNEPDAPETLDELAAHAQRTHVVVVGGGIGGLVAALTCAKIGMRVTLVEASARLGGALETTEVGGVPVDLGAEGYATRGGAVQALVRELGLADAIVPAAARAEWIAGVAGGSAPLPAETLLGIPENPWDERVRRIIGWRGTWRAYLDRLAPPLTIGQERSLGRLVRRRMGAAVLEQLVAPLSLGAFAIHPDDIDVQVAAPGLNSALTRTGSLAGAVAQVRAAADRTPDRYEGIDGGMSRLVDALHARLEELGARVVREAPVRALSAADDGRWTVVLESDAEAAGHDVGDGVALAGGVPSGIDPAEAVIVAAGATESHRLLSPVVPSLSPVPGTDLEVVTLVLSDVAETAVKTAVYPAPGSARAAAVSDSTARWEWLRRDADVDARVLKVTFGAPDAAPATAGLGDDAAAALALAEASALLEVPLHAGLLRGSHRARYTQPPPVSALGHREAADAARAAIHAVPGLAIVGAVIAGTGIAQVVPDAIAAAERVRRVALWGGGGGEPA; this is encoded by the coding sequence GTGCAGAACGAGCCGGACGCCCCTGAGACGCTCGATGAGCTCGCCGCCCACGCCCAGCGCACGCACGTCGTGGTCGTCGGCGGCGGCATCGGCGGACTGGTCGCTGCGCTGACCTGCGCGAAGATCGGGATGCGCGTCACCCTGGTGGAGGCATCCGCCCGCCTCGGCGGTGCGCTGGAGACCACCGAGGTGGGCGGTGTGCCGGTCGACCTGGGCGCGGAGGGCTACGCCACGCGCGGCGGCGCGGTGCAGGCCCTCGTCCGCGAACTCGGACTCGCCGACGCGATCGTGCCGGCCGCAGCTCGGGCGGAATGGATCGCCGGAGTCGCCGGCGGCAGCGCGCCGCTGCCTGCCGAGACGCTCCTCGGCATCCCGGAGAACCCCTGGGACGAGCGGGTCCGGCGGATCATCGGATGGCGCGGCACCTGGCGTGCCTACCTGGACCGCCTCGCGCCGCCCCTGACCATCGGACAGGAGCGCAGCCTCGGCAGGCTGGTGCGCAGGCGGATGGGTGCCGCCGTGCTCGAGCAGCTGGTGGCCCCGCTCAGCCTGGGTGCATTCGCGATCCACCCGGACGACATCGACGTGCAGGTCGCCGCGCCCGGCCTGAACAGCGCCCTCACCCGCACCGGATCGCTGGCCGGCGCGGTGGCGCAGGTCCGCGCGGCCGCAGACCGCACGCCGGACCGGTACGAGGGCATCGACGGCGGGATGTCCCGCCTCGTGGATGCGCTGCACGCGCGGCTGGAGGAGCTGGGTGCGCGGGTCGTGCGGGAGGCGCCGGTGCGCGCACTGTCCGCCGCGGACGACGGACGATGGACCGTCGTTCTGGAGTCGGACGCTGAGGCAGCGGGACACGACGTCGGCGACGGGGTCGCCCTGGCCGGCGGGGTCCCGAGCGGCATCGATCCGGCCGAGGCGGTCATCGTCGCCGCCGGCGCGACCGAATCGCATCGGCTGCTGTCCCCCGTCGTGCCGTCGCTCTCACCGGTCCCCGGCACCGACCTCGAGGTCGTCACCCTGGTGCTGTCCGACGTCGCGGAGACCGCGGTGAAGACGGCAGTCTACCCCGCGCCCGGCTCGGCCCGCGCCGCCGCCGTGTCCGACTCCACGGCCCGGTGGGAATGGCTGCGTCGCGACGCGGATGTCGATGCGCGGGTCCTCAAGGTGACCTTCGGCGCCCCCGACGCGGCTCCCGCGACCGCCGGTCTCGGCGACGACGCGGCGGCCGCGCTGGCCCTGGCCGAGGCATCCGCTCTGCTGGAGGTGCCTCTGCACGCGGGACTGCTGCGCGGCTCGCATCGTGCCCGCTACACGCAGCCGCCCCCGGTCTCGGCGCTGGGCCACCGCGAAGCGGCGGACGCGGCGCGGGCTGCCATCCACGCCGTCCCCGGCCTGGCGATCGTGGGCGCCGTGATCGCCGGCACCGGTATCGCCCAGGTCGTGCCGGATGCGATCGCCGCGGCGGAGCGCGTGCGACGCGTGGCGCTGTGGGGCGGCGGCGGCGGCGAACCGGCGTAA